The genomic DNA ttttaccctgctgaatttatttttctgaggtcttttctttaaatcttttatcTCATAGCTTTTGGGTTTTGTATCATACGTCAAAAGGTCTTCTCCGCTCCAAGGTTTAAAAAACCATTTCCCATCTTTTCACCTGtactttaatgtttaaaaatactgtagttatttttgatttgtctggaatttgtttttatgtaagaaaaatgGGGTAAGAATCCAACTTATTTTTTCCCTAGATGGTTCCTCAATTGTCATTGAAgatttatttaagaatatatCTTTTCCGtggagagtttatttttaaagtatgaaacaatacttaaaatgattaaaaaaaagaaaaacaacaaattgcATAGTTTTAAAAGCTGATAATTAACACAAAAAAATTCGCAAAATCCAGAAAATagtacaatatttttattaattaactgcCTGCTGCTCCTCTAGATTACATTTCCCTCTAGGGAGCTTCCCTCCCATTTTAAATATACTGTTTAATAAACATCCAATAAAattcactgtttctttgttgtacagttctgtgagtttAGACAGATGCATGGGGTAGTGTAACCAGCCACTACACTCAAGATAGACAACAACCGTgggctgcccagtggcgcagcagttaagtttgcacattcagttttggcaacctggggttcgccggttcagatcccggttgcggacatggcactgcttattgagccatgctgttgtgggcatcccacatataaagtagaggaagatgggcacggatgttagctcggggccagtcttcctcagcaaaaagtggaggattggcggcagatgttagctcagggctaatcttcctcaaaaaaaaaaaaagacaacaatccTATCACAGCCCCTAAGTACTCCCGGTGCTGCCTCTGCGTAGGCAAACCCTCCTACTCTAACCCCTGCTGTGTTCTCCACCCACACCCCCCTAGTCAGCCTCCCTGGGAGTGGGTCCTCTATGTAGACTGCTAAgggttccccaggtgattctgagttGAGTCAGGTCTGGGAGCCAGTGCTTCAGGATATTGCTGCTTAAGTGACAGGAACTTGCTCTGTACCCCTGCAGTAGGCTCTGTCGCAGTGACAGCTATGAGTGGTCAGGGGCCTCAGATAAGTaacaataacagctaatatttccTGAGTGCTTCCTAGGACAGGTTCTGTGCTAAGCACATTTAATGCGCTATCTTACTCTTCACAACCCTTCCATGAGGTAGAtctgttatccccatttcacagatgaggaaacctagGCTAGAGATAGagatgaagtaatttgcccaagatcacacaaccagGAACTGGTAGAGCCCAGATCTGGACCCAGGCAGGCTAATTGCAGTGTCCGTGCTCCTTACCCCCCTATTTATTGCCTGCCCCTACAAAGAGTGATTACCTGCCCCCACTACCTCCAGCCTGGCAGTGTAGAGTCACCCTGTTTGCTCTCATGTCCTCAGAAGCTTCTCCTGTTCTTCTTGTTTGAGAAATGGGTGTTCCTGAAGCGGGGATGATTCAGAAGGGGCGCAGGGGCggcaggggagaggcctgggctgggacaGGGTGCCGGGACACCTCTGCCTGTTTCTGTCTTGCTGACAACACCTTTCCTCCCTCTGCACTGGACAGAgcctcctctgtttctctccatctgatttcctgtttcctcctctggctTTGGAGTACCTGGTTCCCCTGACTACCTCTCCTTAAGCTCCCACCTGTTCTCTATCTCACCTCAGCTTGGTAAGAGAAACAGGGGTCGCGGGGTCTGAGCAAGGGGAAACATCCTTTGGTTCTAGTGCATGGGTCCTGTGAGGGGTGGGTCCCACTGCACTCCTTGCCCCTGAAAAGGTAAAAGGTAAATTGACCTGGAGTTCTCAGCCAGAGGCACTAACACTCCCTAGCAGGGCATTTGGAAATGGgggctcttttttaaaaacttgagttgaattataaatacatacagaaaagtgcacagatTGTAAGCTTGATTTTCACAAGGTGAATACATCCGTGTAACTATTAccagatgaagaaaaacattaCCAGCATCCCTGAAGTTCCTCTTTAGGCCCTCTTCCAGTCACCACCCCTTAGTAGTGGGTAGGGGACATTTCTTGGTTGTCACAATGATTTAGGGGTTCTATTGGCATTTAGTGGACAGGGTCCAAGGATGCTCAATGTCCTGCAATACACGGGACAGTCCTACAGCATGGAGACTTGTCCTGTCCAAATGCCCTGTTGAGAAACACTGTGCCTGACAGCTCTGAGCAGTAATGACCTGTGTGTGGCAAAGAGAGATGCCTTAGGCCTGGGGAACAGGGGGCGCAGCTGTGTCTGCAGGTCAGAGTGAGGAGGAGTCTTCACTGCAATGTGTCGACACTGTCGCCATTCCCCCAGGCCTCCGGAATGCCCCCCGCTGCTGGGCGGTGAtccagcccctgctgtgtgccGTGTACATGCCCAAGTGTGAGAACGACCGGGTGGAACTGCCCAGCCGCACCCTCTGCCAGGCCACCCGTGGCCCCTGTGCCATCGTGGAGAGGGAGCGAGGCTGGCCCGACTTCCTGCGTTGCACCCCAGACCACTTCCCTGAGGGCTGCCCGGTGAGTGCTCTGTGGGGCAAGGTCCGGGCTCTCTGCGCTGGGCAGGACCAGACATAGATCAGGGcccagcaggaggcagggaagtCCAGAGCCTTCTCTTCTGCGAGACCCCGAGTCTGCAGCCATGGGGTCAGCAGGCCACAAACTCAAACTGAAGCTCAATCTCTGGGCCAGTCTCTCAAGGAGTATCTGTTTATTTAGAAAAGATAACTcatgttcaacaaatattgtttAGCACCCTCTTTGTTGGATGTTGGAAGTTACGGGAGTCATGGATGACAGGAACCCATCCCCGGGAAGTTTATCGTGTGTTTAGGGAGTCAAATAGCTAGAGACATTAAGACGGGGATGTGATCTAGTTCTGGGAAGGGGAGCTCataaatggtaataataataatggtaataatgatagtaataatgctaattattattatttactaccTGCCAAATACTATTACAAGCATTTTACATCCAGTTATTCATTTAACCCTTAAACCACACCATGAAGTAGGTACTGCTatctcacagatggggaaactgaggtaacAGAGAGGTCAAATCATTTGCCCCAGGCTGCATAGCCGCTGAGTGGCcaggctgggattcaaatcctggAAGGTCGTCTGCAGCTCCTGTGCTCTCAGCCACTCTGCCCTGCTATCCCTGCGCCCCTTATTAAACCACAGGTCGCCCTGACCAGCCTGCTCCCTTTTGCActgtcttcttccctccccccatgCCAGAATGAGGTGCAGAACATCAAGTTCAACAGTTCGGGCCAGTGTGAGGCTCCCTTGGTTCGGACCGACAACCCCAAGAGCTGGTACGAGGACGTGGAGGGCTGCGGGATCCAGTGCCAGAACCCGCTCTTCACTGAGGCTGAGCACCAGGACATGCACAGCTACATCGCGGCCTTCGGGGCCGTCACGGGCCTCTGCACACTCTTCACCTTGGTCAGCTGAGGGCAGGCCCGTGGGTGGAGGGGTCAGGGGAGAGGGGGGACCCAGGACACTCAGCCCATAGAGTAGGAAGGGACTCGGACTGTCAGTGAGAAAGCCTGGGCTCTGGGAGCAGAGAcggagatggggagaggaagacTTGGTGGGGGTCCCCAGGAAGGGTTGTGATAAGAGGGGTCTGGGGTTCAGATGGGGCGTCTGCAGCAGCAGAATAACCCTAATCTCATAGAATGGGCCCCACATCTCTCTTCTAGGCCACATTTGTAGCCGACTGGCGGAATTCAAATCGCTACCCTGCTGTTATTCTCTTCTACGTCAATGCGTGTTTCTTTGTGGGCAGCATTGGCTGGCTGGCCCAGTTCATGGATGGTGCCCGCCGGGAGATCGTCTGCCGTGCAGATGGCACCATGAGGCTTGGGGAGCCCACGTAGGTGTCTTGGGGACCCAGAGGtgagggtgaggggaggaaggCTGAAATGTGTGTTTACACAAAAGGGACAGGCTGAGCTTGAAACTGAGCCTTCAGTGTAGGATTCAGCTCTGCCTTGTTACACCCAAGGTCTCCAGGGTTAGGACCTTGATTGTTTGCATCTGTTCAAAGGGGCGTCTTCTATATCCTCTTCAAAGCTGACCTGAGTCCTGTCTCCAAGCCCTTTCTCCTAGGGAACCTCCAGACCCTAGAAGCCAAGGGTCTGGGGACAGGGTGGAGAGACCTGATTGAGGGAGCACAGAATGACCTCCCCAAGTGACACCTCACCTGTCTGCGCAGCTCCAATGAGACCCTGTCCTGCGTCATCATCTTTGTCATTGTGTACTACGCCCTGATGGCTGGCGTCGTCTGGTTTGTGGTCCTCACCTATGCCTGGCACACCTCCTTCAAAGCCCTGGGCACCACCTACCAACCTCTCTCGGGCAAGACCTCCTACTTCCACCTCCTCACGTGGTCACTCCCCTTTGTCCTCACTGTGGCAATCCTCGCCGTGGCCCAGGTATAGTTATTGGTAGGGGGCTGAGGACCTGAGTGGAGTGGGCTTAGGTGAGGGGACCAGTGACCAACtctgtccctcccaccccttcctgctGCAGGTGGATGGGGACTCTGTGAGTGGCATCTGTTTTGTGGGCTATAAGAACTACCGATACCGTGCTGGCTTCGTGCTGGCACCAATTGGCCTGGTGCTCATTGTGGGAGGTTACTTCCTCATCCGAGGTGAGTGAGGACCAGGCTAGGACCGGTCGGGCAACAAAAtgtgctgagcacctgctctgtgtaAGTAGGGGCTAGGGGCTGCCAGCTCTGCTGCCTTTGCAGTGGGACCTCAGCTGGCTCACACAGGCCTTCGTGCAAAGTGGAAGGTGCCCTTCTAGGCAGACACAGCACCATGGGCACTTGGTGTGGGATAGCTCCTTTGTGCTGGCCAGGAAAATGCACCCCTTTCTCCAGAGTCTCGTGCCAGGGCTCCTGGCTTGTTGAGTGGAGCTTGGGCTGAGTTCCAGCCTCTGCTCAGCCCTTGGCCAGATGCACTGTTCTGGTGAACACCCTGAGTAATCTACCCCGTCCAGATGGACCAGCTGAGGGCCTTCAGTCGTGTGTATGCACCCTGAATTTATATATGCTCTCAGTCTTTTGGAGCTTGGGTTCTCATCTCCTTCCTGCCCACAACACACGCACGCAGTTTTCACAACACGCACAGATTCTGTTTCCTAATTTCCCTGTCTCAATATGCCACCTCCACaataagtctctctctcttcttagcTCATTCTTGTTGAGATTTCTTTGTAGGTGTCAGTTTCCTCCCCCGGCACTGTCAGCCTTCTGTTCAGCCcacctctttttcctctttgcccCAGAGGCAGTGTCTGGGCCTCTGATTTATGTTTTGTATCTGTGCTGTCCTGAacggtagccaccagccacatgtgttGAAACTAGTCCAGATTAAGATGTGTcgtaagtgtaaaacacacactgcCTTCCAGGCTTAGCACAAAAAAAGGGaactatctcattaataatttgtTATATGgatcacatgttgaaatgataataaataatgatatgctgcttataaaatatattgaaattagtTTCACTTGtgtgcttttgcttttttaatgtggctactagaaaacttGAGATAATGGATGTGGCTCACAGTATTTCTGTTGGGCAGCGCTGTTCTCAAATCTGTTtttttgcctttcccagctttgcCAGCACAACTTTGACCTGGCTGCCTTACTTAGGGGCAGCCAGGCCAAGACCAAGGTGCTTCTCTTCTCTACTGTCTGTCGGCACCCTGCCCTGGTCTTCCAGTCCACAGCACATCTGCCACCAACTGCACTCCATTTCTCCAGGGTCTCCAGTTCCCCAAGTTTTAAATCAGCACCGATAGTTCATGTCTCAGACCTGAGACTCTAGGGCCGTGGGACCCTCCCCTGCCACACACCCATCCCTCCCAGGAGAGTGGCCTGCCCCCACTTATGTCTGAGTCTCTCTTCTGTTCAGGAGTCATGACTCTCTTCTCCATCAAGAGCAaccaccctgggctgctgagtgAGAAGGCTGCCAGCAAGATCAACGAGACCATGCTGCGGCTCGGTGAGTGGCCGTGGGGCCTTTGGCCTGAGGTACTGGCCAGTCCAACACTGCACCCTCCTGGAAAGGGTCTTAGAGGATGCAGTAAGTCATGAGACAAGTTACCAGCCATGGGGACAAGACAaggctgcgtgtgtgtgtgtgtggtggtggtggtgatagtcaTGGTAATAGCAGCTCAAAAGAAGGGGGCATTCTCAGATGGAAGAATTCAAATTCATGCCAAGAATGCTTCCTCATGCCCACTTCCCTCCCACTGGGGCCCTTCCACACTTGCCTCAAATGCCTTCCAAACCTTTCCTAATTTTGGAGAATACAGTTCTTGAACTGAGCCCAGCACGAATTCACCCCAGACTCAGCTGTCTTTCCAGCCCAAGTGGGGCAAACACCTCCCTCCCTACTACTGCTACCACACTGGGTAATGCCCTGTCCCATTCCTGTCACTCCACAGGCATTTTTGGCTTCCTGGCCTTTGGCTTTGTGCTCATCACCTTCAGCTGCCACTTCTACGATTTCTTCAACCAGGCTGAGTGGGAACGCAGCTTCCGGGACTACGTGTTGTGAGTGGGGGGCTGGGGATGGCGGTGGCGGGAGCGGGAGCCAGGACTGCAGAGACggccctcctctgctctccagcaGAGGTCTGCCAAGTCCCTGCCTCACACAGCAGGTGAACCTGCCGGTCTTGCTCTGGGCGCCTAAGACATCAGTTGCTCTATAATTTGCAGATATGGCAAACAGCCCTCAAGTCCCTGCTCACCTCCGCCCTTCCCTCTCACCCTGGTGGCTGTCTGGCTGGTGCGTTTGTAACTGATAAGAAGCCAACGCGTCTTTTGGCTTTTCTGACCAACTGTGTTGGCCACACAAGTTGCTCCCTGCTTCTCCTGCGCTCTTTTACAGAGCTTCTTATAAATCCCCGCACAGGAGTATTTGCCCCCCTACAACAGGTTAACAACCTGTTGGTGCTTGTTGGCCTTGCCTGTGCTTTTTTGTGTCACGATGAGGATGTATCTGAGACAGTAAGGCACCTCAGCTGCTGAAAGAAGGGCAGCACCTACGACAGCAGGAATAGCAGTTAAAATGCTCCTTAAAATGGACACCAGGCCACATCCTGACTGCTTCAGACTCTTTCTTAAAGGCTCCAGCTTCCAGTGTGGGAAGCTTTAACCACACCAATGCCCGAGTCCCTTCCCTAGGGATTTGACGTAATTATCTAGGGTGCAGCCTAGACATCAGTAGTTATTAAAAGATCCCTGGTGACTCTAATGAGCACCCAGGGTTGCGAATCAGTGCTGTGGGGCTTAGCTCTTTCAAAAGTCTTTGGATTATCTGGGTACCTACCCAGAAGACCCAGAAAGCCTCACCTGTCTCCTACCCCTCACCATAGGTGCCAGGCCAACGTGACCATCGGGCTGCCCACCAAGAAGCCCATCCCTGACTGTGAGATCAAGAATCGCCCTAGCCTCCTGGTGGAGAAGATCAACTTGTTTGCCATGTTTGGAACCGGCATTGCCATGAGCACCTGGGTCTGGACGAAGGCCACGCTGCTCATCTGGAGGCGCACTTGGTGCAGGTGGGGTCGGCAGCCAGCCTATCCAGACTCTGCTGCCTTGCTCTTCTCCGCCACTGCATCCTGACTTTAGTCTTTGTCTGGTCTCACATCTCCCAGCACAGCCTTGAGCAGGTGTGATTTCTAAGGGCCTGCACTAAGCCGCCTAAAGCTGCCTTTTCCATGGCTCACCACTGCCCCCTGGTGACACCTCCTGTCATTGGGAGGACTGGCCAAGTGGTGAGCCAGCCACCAGCATCTTCTAAGAGTGGAGTGATTTGAGAACTGGGCACACAGAAGCCCTGCATTCTAGGCCCCCTTCTTTGCAGAGAAGGCCTCTACTCCTCAGAGTCCTTGAGGGACTTGAGGTCCTCTGGAGGCTCCTTCCTGGACGGAATGGATTCACTGGTCTTTCACAAGATTTGATGAGAAGCAGCTGctcctccactccccctcccccaccctttcTGCTCTCAGGTTGACCGGTCAGAGCGATGACGAGCCCAAACGGATCAAGAAGAGCAAGATGATTGCCAAGGCCTTCTCCAAGCGGCGTGAGCTGCTGCAGAACCCGGGCCAGGAGCTCTCCTTCAGCATGCACACTGTCTCCCACGACGGGCCTGTGGGTGAGCTTCGGCCCCTTTCCTCCACCAGAGCCGCTTAACACCCACTTAGCCCCTGGGCCCCATTCCCTCCCAGGCTGGTGTGGACCTGTGGACTGTTTGGAAGGCTGCGAGGAATAAGGCGCCGCCTCCTCTCGCTCACACACTTGTTCTTCTCCAGTCCCCTCTGTTTCTGTCCCTGGGTCTGCTTGCTGCTGCTTTGGTTCCCAAGGTTCATCTCCCTGTCCTCCTTCTCCTGTCTTCGGAGTTGTTCTCCCTGGGCTAGAGGAAGTCAGGTTCCAGGGACTGGATTTCTGGCTCTAGTGGGGCCCCTCTCTTCAGACTGGGAACGGGTAGAGGTCACTGTGATTACCAGGCGGGCTTTCTATGCTAAGTCAAGTGCCATCAGCTGGGGGGAAGGTGAATGGTGCTGATAAGGGAGGAGTGGTCACCACAAGGGACCAGGCAGTCACAGTTCCTTatcctttctttccattcccacAGCGGGTTTGGCCTTTGACCTCAATGAGCCCTCAGCCGATGTGTCCTCTGCTTGGGCCCAGCATGTCACCAAGATGGTGGCTCGGAGAGGAGCCATACTGCCCCAGGATGTGTCTGTCACCCCTGTGGCAACTCCAGGTATGGGGTTCAGGCTTCTGTAGGAAGGTGTGGGGCATAGAGGCTGGAGGTTCCTGGGACTGGAGTTGCCAGAAGGGAATGAGGAAGGAAGGGCCCTGGAGGATCTGAAGTATGGAGTTGAGGCACTGGAGGTCTAGAGTTCTGGGTCCCAGAGCTCAAAGAGTAGGGGTCCGAGGAGAGAAGGGGTGATGTAGACAGAGCCAGGGTCCCAGATTCATTCATGTTCTCTCTCCCACTGTCAGTGCCCCCAGAGGAAAAAGCCAATCTGTGGCTGGTGGAGGCTGAGATCTCCCCAGAGCTTGAGAAGCGCCTGGGCCGGAAGAAGAAgcggaggaagaggaagaaggaggtgtGTCCACTGGTGCCACCCCCTGAGCTTCACCACCctacccctgcccctgcctccagtGCCGTTCCTCGACTGCCTCAGCTGCCCCGACAGAAGTGCCTGGTGGCCACAGGcgcctggggagctggggaatCCTGCCGACAAGGAGCCTGGACCCTGGTCTCCAACCCCTtctgcccagagcccagcccccTGCAGGATCTGTTTCTGCCCAGCGCCCCAGCCCCCACGGCCTGGGCTCAGGGCCGACGGCAGGGGCTGGGGCCCATTCACTCTCGCACCAACCTGATGGAGGCAGAGCTCATGGATGCAGACTCAGACTTCTGAGCCTGGAGAGCAGGATCTGGGACAAGAAAGAGGAGCAAATACTGTCCGAGGCTCTTCACCCTCCCTGAGTGTGCTTCCCCAGGCACTTGTCTTCCAGAGAACCTGAGGGTCCAGTACCCTCCCAGGAGAGTTCTGTATGTCTGGCTCACAGCAGCAGGACTGTGGGAAAGAGCCCTGACATCTCCACGGGTAGGCTTCACCCAGGGATGGGCCCTGGAACTCAGGGTCCTTATTTCTGCCCCACCAGCTGGAGTCTGGCTGGCAGCATCAGTCTCCAGTGGGGTCATGGGCTATGCAGAGCTTGTGGTGGGGCAGTAATGGTAGAGGCAGGGTTGACAGCACCCAGAGTGGGCTGTGGTGGCCAGGGAGGCAGCCAACCCCATGTCTGGCATATGAGAGCCAGCTGCCCATTTCTGTGCCAGTGGGTGCCCTTTCCTGGCATTCTCAGACCAAGAGTGTTCATTGTGCCATTAGCCTTTTGTCTAAGTGGAGATAaggctcccttctccctcttccagGTGGTTGTGGGGCTGGGAGTGCCTACTCCCATAGGGGCTGTAACCTCTCTTCACAGGTGTCCagctggccccaccccaggccagtAACCCTTCCTGTGTTCTCCTgcaccctccttcccctttcccattTCAGTTCAACCAGGCCAACCTCCTCCTGTTTCCTGTTTGTTGATTAGGACTCAGAACTGCTGCATTCTCCACCCTCCCATTCCCCACCCCTTTGCTGCTGGGCTCCATCTCCAGGTGAGAGATTGGTTCAGCTATCGGAGCCTGGTGTGGTATAGAAGCAGTGAGTGAGGGGGAGCCTCTGGGCCTCCAAGAGACACATGTTAATTCTGCCTCATATACATCCAGTGGGGATGGATCCTCTAACTTGAGGGGCTACCCTGGGAAGCTGCTGGAGCTTCAGCCAGTCAGGAAAGCTTCCTTCAACTTCCACAACTGGTGGGCAAGGAGATTCCCACCTCTCATAACACCCAACCATGTCCCCAAGGCCCCAATTTTAAGAACCAGACAGCAGGAAGCCTTAGGAGCTGGCTGGGTTCCAGATGGGGGGATAGGGATGGGGAGATGAAATATAAACAGTAAATAAAGGTTTTTGTATAAACTCTTGGTGTGGTTCTTTTCCATAGGCCCTGGGCTCAACCTAACTGTTTACCTGATCCTGGTCTCATTTCTGTCCCATTTCCTCCTCAGGCTATTCGGAAAGGCCAAGAGCTTGGTTCTAATGAGGTCATGACAGACAGATGTCAGCTTAATGTGCTGGCTGTCCTTCTTGGCCAACTGGTTCTATATGGACAAAAACTCTTCTGTGGCCACAGGTGCTTCACTGTGCACTGCTCATAAGATGAATGAGCAAGAACTTGCAGCTTGCCCCTGGAGTGACAATTGGAAGCAAGTGTCCTCCTGCTAGTGTAGATGAGCATGGCTCCTTGTGGCAATCCTGGGCCTCACCTCTAGGAGCCTGCTGCCTTCTGCAAGGGATGCTAGTGGGACCAGGTGCATTCTGATCCACAGCTTCCTGCCCTGGCCAGTCAAGGAATTCAGACTTCCCTGAGGGAAGCTTGTTAGCCcgacttcctcaaaaaaaatgtcACTAGAGGACTGGGAACTGGTTGCGAGGACTAGGATCCTGTGGAAAGGAGATCTGTGGAGGAAAGGGGGTGGTACCCACAGAGTCGGAGGATATTGTGGAGTATTGACCAGGCTTGTTTGGGGAGTAGGTTCCATTATGGGGACATAAGCATTTTGCCCAGAGCCAGATtccagggggaggggaaagggaactGGTCTGATCATACTGGTCTGATCGTATTCCAGGTACTTTACACGTGTATTATAATATTAATAGCCAACTGTTATTGAATGCTTGCTGGCTCTCTTCCAAGCACTTCACGTGCATAATTCATTGAATCTCACAATAGACCTATGAGGCACTGTTAACACCTCCAAGATACAAGGCACAGAAAGGTTCTATAgtttgcccaaggccacgcaGTAAGTGGTAATGCTAAGATTCCATCAGGGCTTCTGGCTCAGAGTTGGACTAGAGGAGCTAGTTTTTTCTAGAAACAAGCTTAGTGAAGCAAAATGACTTGCCCACAACCTCATAGCTAGTCAGTGATGGACACTGGGCCCAGCGTCTTCCTGACTCCAAAGTCCCTTTCCACTCTTGGTTCTGACCTTTGATTTCCTCCTACCCAGGTGTCCCAGATTGTCTTCCTCCTGGCTGCCCCGTAGCTCCTTTTGCTTGCTTCCCTCGCTCATTCTTGCCATCACTGCTTCTCTCAGCAGCAGTATCGCTGTTTTAACCTTTATCAACAAtagtattcaaaataataaaattatcagtgTTGTCTAATGACCTTTTctaaaataagggaaaatgttaaaggttttctttcttcttttcatatccATGGACATtccctccatctcttctttctttagtgGGAATACTTGATATAAAGGATGGGGAATGGGATGTAGGGGGAGTTCAATCCGGGCTTTTAAAAAGCTGAGAAGtgttgtctttctgtctggctgTAGAGGCTGACAGACTCTGTGACCACTAGAGGGCACTGTGACCCACCTTTTGTGAATGCAGCCATCAGGTGGCAGCTGAAGGTCCAGGGCCACGGACATGCCCACAACCAAGAAAGCCTGCAGTATTTTTATAGGAGCACCAGATCTCATGACTGAGCCGTAGTGGCCACTTTCCTACCAAAGCTCCTGAGTTAGATCCCGGGAAGAAACACCTCAGGGTCCAAGAGGAGCTTGGTTTGGGACTCTCTGTGGCCTGGCTGCTGCTCCGAGAATAGAGCTCTCCGTGTGTTCATCATTTTGGCAGTCTGCCCTCAGCTGCTCCACTGGGCCTCCTTTACCGCTCTCAAACTCAGCCGTCCATCTTTCCAGGTTGGGAGGCCTGCCCCTGGTGGTTCCAACTTCTTTTAAGCAGTCTGTCGATTGCCCGAATCCTTTCTCTGCCGACTTgagttttgtctttattttttaaaactaagaaactaaaaagatatagaaaaacacaaagaacaaCCTAATAAACACCCATATTCCCCATCCTCAGAAATAACAGTTatcattttatcatatttgctttcagcctattttttaaaaaatagatttagctaagggccggcccggtggcatagtggttaagttcacacgttccgtttcggcggcccggggttcaccagttcggatcctgggcgtggacatggcaccgcttggcaaaagccatgctgtggtaggcatcccacatataaagtagaggaagatgggcatggatgttagctcagggccagtcttcctcagcaaaaagaggaggattggcagtagttagctcagggctaatcttcctcaaaaaaaaaaaaaaagatttagctAATGTCCCAGTTGACCAACACCCCTGTCCCATTTTTCCTCCCACTTTCCTCTTCCTTGACAGAAAACTGTTTGAGTTTAGTGGGTTTTCTTCTAGTCCattattatacttttatatatgAAGCTATGCATCCATAAACTATGTATTCTTTTGtctgcttttaaagtttttagttTCATCTAAGTTATACATGATACAATTTGAAAAGTCAAAAAGTTCCATAGGTCTTGTTGATTCAAACAGCTGTCTCGATACCCTACTCTCACCATATACCCCATCATTTCTTGTTCCTGGGAGCCAATCCCTTTATTTTAGATGACCCTTATGATATTTACTTCCATATGTCTGAGTAACACAATAATGCTATCTCTTGAGTATTCATTTCAGTTGTTATCATTTGATTTCCCAATACAGAAGAGTAAGTTTtagctctttttcattctttgcctacaaggaggaaaaaaagaggtggagtggggaggagccAAGAGTAACAATTTTGAAAGCTGGAAAGCAAACCATGGGTGGTAATTTAGCACCTGAAAAAGCTCAAGTCTTGGCCGTCAGTAGGGAAACTTATACTGCAGCACCCCTAAAAGGCTCTGGATTAAAGGCAGCAGGTACTtcagaagacagaaatgaaagcaagagGATGGGTCCCTGATCCCCTACCTAACTCTCCATGGGCAGGTGACTGTCCTTCCCAA from Equus quagga isolate Etosha38 chromosome 8, UCLA_HA_Equagga_1.0, whole genome shotgun sequence includes the following:
- the SMO gene encoding smoothened homolog → MAAARLARGPELQLLGLLLLLLGGPGRGAALSGNATGPGPRSAGGSARRSAAVTGPPPLLSHCGRAAPCEPLRYNVCLGSALPYAATSTLLAGDSDSQEEAHGKLVLWSGLRNAPRCWAVIQPLLCAVYMPKCENDRVELPSRTLCQATRGPCAIVERERGWPDFLRCTPDHFPEGCPNEVQNIKFNSSGQCEAPLVRTDNPKSWYEDVEGCGIQCQNPLFTEAEHQDMHSYIAAFGAVTGLCTLFTLATFVADWRNSNRYPAVILFYVNACFFVGSIGWLAQFMDGARREIVCRADGTMRLGEPTSNETLSCVIIFVIVYYALMAGVVWFVVLTYAWHTSFKALGTTYQPLSGKTSYFHLLTWSLPFVLTVAILAVAQVDGDSVSGICFVGYKNYRYRAGFVLAPIGLVLIVGGYFLIRGVMTLFSIKSNHPGLLSEKAASKINETMLRLGIFGFLAFGFVLITFSCHFYDFFNQAEWERSFRDYVLCQANVTIGLPTKKPIPDCEIKNRPSLLVEKINLFAMFGTGIAMSTWVWTKATLLIWRRTWCRLTGQSDDEPKRIKKSKMIAKAFSKRRELLQNPGQELSFSMHTVSHDGPVAGLAFDLNEPSADVSSAWAQHVTKMVARRGAILPQDVSVTPVATPVPPEEKANLWLVEAEISPELEKRLGRKKKRRKRKKEVCPLVPPPELHHPTPAPASSAVPRLPQLPRQKCLVATGAWGAGESCRQGAWTLVSNPFCPEPSPLQDLFLPSAPAPTAWAQGRRQGLGPIHSRTNLMEAELMDADSDF